The genomic window CCATTTTCTATTGCAATTTTCAAATTTTCACTGCAAATTCGATAAAGATTTCATTTACGAAAAGAGATTGACAATAGTTCTATACTAACTTTTATCCAAATAGAGTCTTTTGTCAAAATTTTAAGAGTATAGAGAAAGATGAAAAATTTTTTTGAAAAATCGTAAATATTGTGTATACTCTAAGAAAAGACTAAGATGGAAGTATGGTACGAAAACTTTTTATAGGGATACAAATAGATGGAAGAGCAAATGCTGTAATAGAGAGAAATCTTAAAGAATTTTCTTCTTTTCAAGTTTTTTGGACAGAGGCCCAACAAAGATATATTACATTGCTTTTTTTGGGAAATGTAGATGATGAATATCTTCCTCATATAAGTGAGGGAATCCTTCGCGCTGTTGAGGGAATGGAGGTGTTTGATATTTTTTTAGAAAAAATTTCATCTGGTCCGGACAAGAACAATCCTAAATCAATTCGCGCTTGGGGTGAAGAATCTGATGAATTAAGTAAATTACATGATAGATTAGCAAAAGAATTAAATTCATTTGCGAAAATAGAAAAAAAACGTTTTTGTTCACACGTAACACTGGGACGATTTCGTCGCATAAAAAATAGGAGTGATTTAGGTGAAGAAGATTATTTTTTTGAAAAAAAAATTCATATTCCCGTTTCTGTTTCTACTGTAACACTTTTTGAAAGTGCGGAAGAAAATGGAAAAAGAGAATATTTCCCAGTAGATGTTTTTGATTTATAAAAAAGAAAAAGTTTCGAAAAAAATAAAAATATATGGAATTTTTTTTGTGGTATTATCATGATGGATTAAAAAGCTTTTTCCGTGTTTGGAGAAATTATCTTGAACACGGATGGGATTTTTTTTCTACGAAGGATCTCTTGAAAACACTCTTTTCTCCATGGAGAAAAGACATAACCCCCAAAACATGGAGAGGTCTTGCTCCCTTGAGATCAATGCGAAGATTTATAGAAAATATTTTTTCTCGATTTATCGGATTAATTGTTCGATTCTCAGTAATTATATTTACAATTGTTTGGGAATTTTTTATTTTCTGTATTGGTTCTATTCTACTTTTCATTTGGCTAAGCGCACCCTTTTTGCTTTTAGTTGGTCTTCCTTTGGGATTTCTCTTTGAAACTTTTTTCTTACTTTTCTTTGTAACGTTTTTTGTTTTTCTTTTTTCTTTATTTTGTTTTTTTCAATCAAAGAAGGTGTTTTTTTCGAGAATGGATCTTGCTGACCTATACGAATTCCCAGTATTTTCACGAGTATTGGCGAGAGTGGATATAGATCGTTCTGAAATAAAAAAAGAGGATCTTCTTTCTAAGAAATCAATTATTGCTTTTTTGGAAACGAAAAATGTTCGTTGGGAAAATTTTGTAAAAGCTCTTGATTGGGAAACTTCTTTGGCTGATGAAAAATTTCGAAAATCTTTATTTTGGACTAAAAGTCAGCTTTTTCGTATTCAACCGATAGGAAGACAATGGAAATTTGGATACACACCTCAACTCGATGATGTGAGTGAAGATGTTATTTTTTCTTTATCTGGGGAATTTTCTTCTATGCGAGTATGCTCTCATAAGAGAAATCTTGAAGTTTTGACGCTTATTCTTTCAAGATCGGATCAAGATAATGCTCTTCTTGTAGGAAGATCTGGATCGGGACGAAAAACAATCGTGAATTGGTTTGCTAAATATATACATGAGAGGGTGCTTGAGGGATCTTTTCGAGACGTAAGAATTCTTCGCCCCAACATGGAACAAATTTTTTCTTTGGGATCTCAGATGGGATCTGTCGCGACTTATATTGAACATCTTTTTGCTCAAGCCGCATTTGCGGGCAATGTTATTCTTGTTATAGATAATCTTGAAAACTATATTGGTGAAGGTGCTATAAAAAATGGAAATCCTGACATTACTCCCACGTTAGAAAAATTTCTTCCTCTGGGAAGTTTTCGTCTTATCGCTACTGTTTCTGAAGAGGGTTTTCATTCTTACATAGAAAGAAATAGTTCCATCGTTAAACATATGGAACGTATTGATGTGGAAGAAATTTCTGAAGAAACCGCTATAGATATTCTTTTGGACGAGTTTACTCAG from Candidatus Moraniibacteriota bacterium includes these protein-coding regions:
- the thpR gene encoding RNA 2',3'-cyclic phosphodiesterase yields the protein MVRKLFIGIQIDGRANAVIERNLKEFSSFQVFWTEAQQRYITLLFLGNVDDEYLPHISEGILRAVEGMEVFDIFLEKISSGPDKNNPKSIRAWGEESDELSKLHDRLAKELNSFAKIEKKRFCSHVTLGRFRRIKNRSDLGEEDYFFEKKIHIPVSVSTVTLFESAEENGKREYFPVDVFDL
- a CDS encoding ATP-dependent Clp protease ATP-binding subunit, coding for MEFFLWYYHDGLKSFFRVWRNYLEHGWDFFSTKDLLKTLFSPWRKDITPKTWRGLAPLRSMRRFIENIFSRFIGLIVRFSVIIFTIVWEFFIFCIGSILLFIWLSAPFLLLVGLPLGFLFETFFLLFFVTFFVFLFSLFCFFQSKKVFFSRMDLADLYEFPVFSRVLARVDIDRSEIKKEDLLSKKSIIAFLETKNVRWENFVKALDWETSLADEKFRKSLFWTKSQLFRIQPIGRQWKFGYTPQLDDVSEDVIFSLSGEFSSMRVCSHKRNLEVLTLILSRSDQDNALLVGRSGSGRKTIVNWFAKYIHERVLEGSFRDVRILRPNMEQIFSLGSQMGSVATYIEHLFAQAAFAGNVILVIDNLENYIGEGAIKNGNPDITPTLEKFLPLGSFRLIATVSEEGFHSYIERNSSIVKHMERIDVEEISEETAIDILLDEFTQLEEKEIVFTVKAFRYIVSQSGRFNSGVPLPERALDLAKEVLIYRSNHPKGGRIDSHAVNEYITLKTGIPIGAISEQEREKLTDLEVLMAQRIVGQKHAVSQLAKSLRKARSGVEESFRPIGSFLFLGPTGVGKTEMAKVLATTYFGGDARMVRLDMSEFQLPSSLGDLIGSREMEMTGKLASLVRDNPYGVLLLDELEKADRRVLDIFLQILDEGFFTDAFGSKVRFNNLIIIATSNAGSVLIKEYYEKNPDGNVEEIEKKVLSAMVNEGTFRVEFLNRFDDVIFFFPLSQEELLQVTEILLKEFAQNVWKNKHIRVSFDTDIAQLIVTHGYEASFGARSIRRYITDSVEAFIVDAIISRSMNEGEELFVTAKDLQIIFS